In a genomic window of Polypterus senegalus isolate Bchr_013 chromosome 13, ASM1683550v1, whole genome shotgun sequence:
- the LOC120543262 gene encoding zinc finger protein 25-like isoform X5 yields MAKFKDEMSEKSSASACNFGFHCEDTIATSAAALQDNVSYPCSYCEICFTAMQYLEKHVKRTHRKQYLEMLRSRAVNLKKPSFKPNSPHEDDVSQSHIDTPDANEMATDSDPFSYQCTDCDLTFSVLEDLKVHQLSHNPGETLYLCSECGKSFSSLGSLQTHQKVHDSEATLYLCSECGDSFHRLDLLNDHQLTHAGAVAISLTNSGGIAAASMGPGTGPITEAQYPCPRCNKVFKTARYLRTHQKIHTGEAPYHCTECDKPFTQLGDLKTHQRTHTGERPYKCTECGKSFGRSGTLKKHWRTHTGETPYQCTVCGKSFNQLGALKTHHRIHTGEMPYHCQQCDRHFTYSYQLKSHACKI; encoded by the coding sequence CTCTTCAAGACAATGTGTCATACCCCTGCTCCTACTGTGAGATTTGCTTCACAGCTATGCAGTACTTGGAAAAGCATGTGAAGCGCACCCACAGGAAACAGTACTTGGAAATGCTGCGCAGTCGTGCAGTCAACCTAAAGAAGCCATCATTTAAACCCAACTCTCCACATGAGGATGATGTGAGCCAAAGCCACATTGACACTCCAGATGCAAATGAGATGGCCACTGACTCTGACCCATTCTCATACCAGTGTACGGACTGTGACCTGACCTTTAGTGTGTTGGAGGACCTGAAAGTTCATCAGCTGAGCCACAACCCAGGTGAGACGCTTTACCTGTGTAGTGAGTGTGGGAAGAGCTTTTCCAGCCTTGGCTCACTACAGACCCACCAGAAAGTTCATGACTCTGAGGCCACGCTGTATCTCTGCTCTGAGTGCGGTGACAGCTTCCATCGGTTGGATCTCTTGAATGACCACCAGCTGACACATGCAGGAGCTGTCGCAATCAGTCTTACTAATTCTGGTGGTATTGCTGCTGCTAGCATGGGCCCTGGAACAGGACCTATCACTGAAGCCCAGTACCCATGTCCTCGATGCAACAAAGTTTTCAAAACTGCCCGCTACCTGCGTACCCACCAGAAGATACATACTGGGGAGGCTCCATATCATTGCACAGAGTGCGATAAGCCCTTTACACAGCTTGGTGACCTGAAAACACACCAACGCACCCATACTGGGGAACGACCTTACAAGTGCACTGAGTGTGGCAAAAGCTTTGGTCGTTCAGGGACTCTGAAGAAACACTGGCGTACCCACACAGGTGAGACCCCATATCAGTGCACTGTCTGTGGGAAGAGTTTCAACCAGCTAGGTGCACTTAAGACCCACCACCGCATTCACACTGGCGAAATGCCCTACCACTGCCAGCAGTGTGACAGGCACTTCACATACTCTTACCAGCTCAAGAGTCATGCCTGTAAAATTTAA